tgttttttgttttttttttttggtattagctttatttgtatcattttgaaatttttatcaaAAAAGCAGTGTGCCTGCTGTGGTTCCCATCCTCTGGGATTTAGGAACCTTTACCCGATTCTCCATCCAAGTCTGTCTTTTGTATTCTAAGCTCTTCCTAAAGTTGTCATTCACATATACCCTCCAGAATTTTATAGGGTGTATAATCTGTAACAACTCGGAGGAAGCCAATTGCCCTTTAGAAATATGGCTGCGATTGCCTCACTTCCTGTGTCATGTGACTCTCCCAGTCATTACATGACCCATCCACATTGGGAAGCCAGAATTACCTGCAGGACTAACCTAGTGCCTATAGCTATGGCAGGTACCTGCACCCTTGTTTTTGTTTAGTGGATCCTCTACCCTTCAGAGACTCTGGAACCCCTGTGGTCTTCTCCTCATCTAATGACCCTGAGGTGATGGAGTTTTCAAGTCCTTCCAGAGAGGTAAGAGAGAGAGCTCCCAATCAGCATTGTCACAGTGCTTCTGGAATCCTGGCACTGGAATTTAATGAATGACAGACTCTCTTTGAATCCAGGGCCATCATGGCTCTTTGAGCAAGGCACAGATGGAGGGAGGGGTCGAAGTTGAAATGGGTGGGAAGAGTGGTGGGGAGCATCCTGATTTGGGGTGGGCAGAGAGTTGTCATCAGAAGGGTTGCAGGGAGAGCTGCACCCAGGTGTCTGTGGGCCTTGTCATAATGAATGTGGGAGACCAGGCCATGGGCACCCAAAGGCAGCTAAGCCCTGCCCAGGAGAGTAGTTGAAGGGTGGAGAGGGGCTTGCTTTTCAGCCACTCCTCATTCTGTCCTCAGGAATGTCCCAAGCCTTCGGGTAGGGTAAACATCATGGCTGGCAGCCTCACAGGATTGCTTCTACTTCAGGCAGTGTCGTGGGCATCAGGTGAGTGAGTCAAGGTAGTGGGGAGGTAGCACAGAGGCTCCCTTCTGCCTCATAGTCCTTTGGTAGCCTTCCAGTAAGCTGGTGGTAGACttttagtaggtgctcaataagtccTTTTGAGTGACTGAGACCAACTTTGGGGTGAGGATTTTTGAAACCGTCTTCAGTCTCTCCGAGCAGCTGTGTCcgttctccacatccttgtcagacctcatctctgcttgtgctccctccctcccaggtGGTGCCCCTGCATCCCTAAAAGCTTCAGCTACAGCTCAGTGGTCTGTGTCTGCAATGTCACATACTGTGACTCTTGACCCCCTGACCTTTCCTGCCCTAGGTACCTTCAGCCGCTACGAGAGCAGAAACAGTGGGCGTCGGATGGAGCTGAGTACGGGACCATCCGGGCTAATTGCACCGGCACAGGTTAACATTACACCCTTCACCCCTCCCGGGCCAGGCTGGGTCCTCCTAGAGGTAAACGGTGTCAGTGATCACCATGGAGTTTCTCCCCTGGGCACTGATACCCCTGTGGATGTCCTCAGGCCTGCTACTGATCCTGCAGCCAGAAGTTCCAGAAAGTGAAGGGATTTGGAGGGGCTGTGACAGATGCAGTTGCCCTCAACATCCTTGCCCTGTCACCCCCTGCCCAGAATTTGCTACTTAAATGGTACTTCTCTGAAGAAGATGAGGAGGAAGGGGACAAGATGACATACAGCCATTGACACTTTTCTTTGCCCATTCTTTGGACCCTGACTTCTGCCTGTCCCTGACATTTGGTTCCTGTCTTAATGCCCTGTGAAATAAGATTTCCCTGCCTATCATCTGCTAACTGCTATGGACTCAGGCTCAGAAAGGCCTGTGCTTCACCCAGGTGCCAGCCTCCACAGGTTCCAACCCAGGAGCCCAAGTTCCCTTTGACCCTGACTCAGACACTATTAGGACTGGCAAGTGATAAGCAGAGTCCCATACTCTCCTGTTGACTCAGACTACCATATCTTGATCATCCTTTTCCGTAGGAATCGGATATAACATCATCCGGGTACCCATGGCCAGCTGTGACTTCTCCATCCGCACCTACACCTATGCAGACACCCCTGATGATTTCCAGTTGcacaacttcagcctcccagaggaaGATACCAAGCTCAAGGTAGGCATTCTAGCTTTTTCAGGCCCTGATGGCCCTGATGTCTGGGGGTTGAGAGGCTGTAGGGTAGGTCTGCTTGTAGAGACATTTTGTCCCCTGCTGTTTTGTCcggggggtgggagggtgggggctAATGGCTGAACTGGATGCACTGGTTGGGCTAGTATGTGTTCCAAATCTGGGTGCTTCTCTCTTCACTACCTTTGTCTCTAGATACCCCTGATTCACCGAGCCCTGCAGTTGGCCCGGCGTCCTGTTTCACTCCTTGCCAGCCCCTGGACATCACCCACTTGGCTCAAGACCAATGGAGCGGTGAATGGGAAGGGGTCACTCAAGGGACAGCCCGGAGACATCTACCACCAGACCTGGGCCAGATACTTTGTGAAGTAAGGGATCAGCAAGGATGAGGGATCAGGACTGGCCTCCCCTTTGGccatgctgatctgtgtcccaaTCCTCAACCTGGTTCCACTTCCAGATCTGCCTTTCCTCAGCTCACCTTTCTACCTTCTGGGCCTTTCAGACTTGGATCTGTCAGTCTTGCCCACTCCGTCAGGCTTCCTGTTCTCTCGGTCTGGTCCACTTTCTTGGCCGGATCATTCATGACCTTTCTCTTGCCAGGTTCCTGGATGCCTATGCTGAGCACAAGTTACAGTGGGCAGTGACAGCTGAAAATGAGCCTTCTGCTGGGCTGTTGAGTGGATACCCCTTCCAGTGCCTGGGCTTCACCCCTGAACATCAGCGAGACTTCATTGCCCGTGACCTAGGTCCTACCCTCGCAAACAGTACTCATCACAATGTCCGCCTACTCATGCTGAATGACCAATGCTTGCTGCTGCCCCACTGGGCAAAAGTGGTAAGGCTCGGGCCTCCATGGTGCTCCAGTGACCTTCAAATCCAGCATCCAAATCACTGGCTCCCAAACTTAGAGGGATTTCTCTACCCAACTATGGATCCTAGAGCACCATTCCCCTGGACCTCCAGGGTGCCATGGATCCCACAGTTGTGACTTTAAACCTCTCTAGGCTGggggtggtagctcatgcctataatcccagcactttgggaacccgaggtgggtggatcacttgaatctaaggcgttcaagatgagcctgggaaacatggtgaaaccccaactctacaaaaaaaaaaaaaaaaaaaaaatagaaaagttagctgggtgtggtggtggcacgcctatagttccaactattctggaggctaaggcgggaggttTAGTTGAGCCTagaattccaggctgcagtgagctatgattatgtcactgtactccagcctgtgtgacagagtgagaccctgtctcaaaaacaaaaacaaaaaatccctccCAAAACCTCTGTAGTTGCATTCTTCCCACCACCCAGTTCAGGATTCCTACAAGAGGAACTAGAAGTTCCAGAAGCCTGTGTGCAAGGTCCAGGGTCAGTTGCTCTTCCTTTGCAGGTACTGACAGACCCAGAAGCAGCTAAGTATGTTCATGGCATTGCTGTACATTGGTACCTGGACTTCCTGGCTCCAGCCAAAGCCACCCTAGGGGAGacacaccacctgttccccaacaCTATGCTCTTTGCCTCAGAGGCCTGTGTGGGCTCCAAGTTCTGGGAGCAAAGTGTGCAGCTAGGCTCCTGGGATCGAGGGATGCAGTACAGCCACAGCATCATCACGGTAAGCCACCCCAGTCTCCCTTCCTGCAAAGCAGACCTCAGACCCCTTACTAGTCTCACCAAAGACTGACAGAAGCCCTTCCTGTCCAGCTTTCCCCAGCTAGCCTGCCCTTTTGGGCAACTCTGGGGAACCATGATTCCCTGTCTTGCCTTTCCTTCACAGGTCTGCACACCTCTTTGCCCCTTTTGCAACTACCGAGGCACTTGCAGCTACCTCAGACTTCTCAGCTCCCCTTGAGAGGCCTGGATCTTCACACCTCCAACTCCTTAGCTACTAAGGAATGTGCCCCTCACAGGGCTGAGCTACCCACAGCTGCCTCTCCCTCACGTGACCCTTACCTACACTCTCTGGGGACCCCCAGTGTTGAGCCTTTGTCTCTTTGCCTTTGTCCTTACCCTAGAACCTCCTGTACCATGTGGTCGGCTGGACCGACTGGAACCTTGCCCTGAACCCCGAAGGAGGACCCAATTGGGTGCGTAACTTTGTCGACAGTCCCATCATTGTAGACATCACCAAGGACACGTTTTACAAACAGCCCATGTTCTACCACCTTGGCCACTTCAGGTGAGTGGAGGGCGGGCACCCCCATTCCATACCAGGCCTATCATCTCCTACATCGGATGGCTTACATCACTCTACACCATGAGGGAGCAGGAAGGTGTTTAGGGTGGAACCTCGGAAGAGGCACACCCATCCCCTTTTGCACCATGGAGGCAGGAAGTGACTAGGTAGCAACGGACAACCCCACTGCCTGAGGCTGAACTGCGATGCAGAAAAGCAGGGTCAGTGCCCAGCAGCATGGCTCCAGGCCTAGAGACCCAGGGCAGAGCCTCTGCAGGAGTTATGGGGTGGGTACATGGGTGGGTGACTTCTTAGATGAGGGTTTCATGGGAGGTACCCCGAGGGTCTCTGACCATCTTTTCCCACATTCAGCAAGTTCATTCCTGAGGGCTCCCAGAGAGTGGGGCTGGTTGCCAGTCAGAAGAACGACCTGGACACAGTGGCACTGATGCATCCCGATGGCTCTGCCGTTGTGGTCGTGCTAAACCGGTGAGGGCAATGGTGAGGTCTGGGAAGTGGGCTGAAGACAGCGTCGGGGGCCTTGGCAGGATCACACTCTCAGcttctcctccctgctccctAGCTCCTCTAAGGATGTGCCTCTTACCATCAAGGATCCTGCTGTGGGCTTCCTGGAGACAATCTCACCTGGCTACTCCATTCACACCTACCTGTGGCGTCGCCAGTGATGGAGCAGATACTCAAGGAGGCACTGGGCTCAGCCTGGACATTAAAGGGACAGAGTCAGCTCACAAGCTGTCTGTGGCTAAAGAGGGCACAGCAGGGCCAGGGTGAGCTTACAGCGACGTAAGCCCAGGGGCAGTGGTTTGAGTGACTCACTTTCCCCTCTAGGTGGTGCCGGGCTGGAGGCCCCTAGAAAAAGATCAGTAAGCCCCAGTGTCCCGCCAGCCCCCATGCTTATGTGAACGTGTGCTGTGTGCTGCTTGCTTTGGAAACTGGGCCTGGGCCCAGGCCTAGGGTGAGCTCACTGTCTGTACAAACACAAGATGAGGGGTGAGGGTAAGGAAAAGAAGAGACTAGGAAAGCTGGGCCCAAAACTGGAGACTGTTTGTCTTTCCTGGAGATGCAGAACTGGGCCCGTGGAGCAGCAGTGTCAGCATCAGGGCGGAAGCCTTAAAGCAGCAGTGGGTGTGCCCAGGCACCCAGATGATTCCTATGGCACCAGCCAGGAAAAATGGCAGCTCttaaaggagaaaatgtttgAGCCCAGTCAGTGTGAGTGGCTTTATTCTGGGGGGCAGCACCCCGTGTCCGGCTGTACCAACAATGAGGAGGCACGGGGGCCTCTGGAATGCACGAGAGTAGAAAAACCAGTCTTGGGAGCATGAGGACAAATCAttcctcttcatcctcctcaGCCATGCCCAGGGTCTGGGTGCCTGGGGCCCGAGCAGGCGTTGCCCGCTGGATGGAGACAATGCCACTGAGCAAGGCGTAGCCCACCATGGCTGCCAGTCCTGCCAGCACAGATAGGATCTGGTTCCGGCGCCGGTATGGCTCCTCCTCAGTCTCTGGGCCTGCTGGTGTCTGGCGTTGCGGTGGTACCTCAGCTGAGGGTCAAGGAAGGAAGGTGTGTTAGGAGAACTAGTTCTTGGATCCCTGCCCACTCTCCCCAGGGCTGCCCCTCCCATCTGCCCCTTACCTCCATCCCAGGGGAAGTAGAGACTGAGAATGTGGGTACAATAGGCACAGAGGTTGTGCAGCCCCCGCAGGTGGACCTGCAGCTTCCCACTGGGCAGCTTTGCCTGCAGCAGCAGGGCCAAGTAGCTAAAGACGAAGGCGTCCAAGGAGGCAGGGctggagcagagagagaaggGTGGGATGGAGGAGAACCACTGGGGCAGAAGGGGTAAagatggagctggaggaagaGTCAGCCCTGGGAGGTGAGCTCTGGGCAGCAGGCGGCCACCAGGGAAGGACAGGACACACAGTTCTAGACCTGGTATGGGGAGAGATCCCCAGGTGGCGCCAGCCGGGCCCTGAATAGGGCTCTATCCCAGGGCTGCATAAAGGGCACATTCAGTGCCCCACAGCTCTTCAGGCCcctcctgtgcctggctgctCTCCCACCCTACCCTTTTGTACCTCTGAGAAGGCTCTGGCCCCACGCACAGCCCCACTGTCACCAGGACCAGTATCTGTCTCAGGGACCTCCTATCCAGAGCCTgagcccaccccagccccagccccagctccagctgCTCCATCTGAACCTGTATCTTCTTCCAAGCCACCCATTACCCTCTTGGAGTCAGACTCACGCATCTCCAAAGAAGAACTTTTGAGAGCCCAGGCGCTGAGAGAGCAGGGTCAGACACTCTCGAGCCTCTCGGTACAGCTGTAGGGGCGACACAGGTAGGCTTGCAGCTGCGTGAGCAGTGCCACCTCCCCACCTAAGCACTCCCATTCCTGGCCAGCATCCTTGGGGCTCATCTCATACAATAGCCCCCGGTCTCAGAGCTACCTCCTTCTCCAGCTCTTCCTCATCCTCAGGCCTGTGCTCCCCGGTCAGCAGCTGTAGCCGTTCCATGTACTGCCGCTGCATGCGGCCAGGCAGGAAGAAGTTGAGGGGAAAGGGCATAGCCTCTGCATACCACTTCCGGGTCACTTCCACGTAGTTCTTGGTGTCTATCCAAAAAGTATGTACCTGGATTGGGTAGGCAGGAAGAAACAGGCAGGTCTGAGGCAGTGCACCTGTCTGATTCAAGGTGGGCTTCTGACCCCCATGCTGTCCTGAGTCTCTGTGTGGGCCTGTGTGTTCCCGACCCCTCCCCTGCTGGCCATGGATGCTGAGAGGTCTGGGCACACTCACCAGCACCGGGAGCAACTTCTCCTCCAGGAGAGACATGAAGGCCAGGGTGTCTGCCCCTTGCCGAGCTGACAGATCATAATCAGCATTGTACTTCTGTGGAGGAAACATCCATGGCGTGGACACTGGGGGGCTGCAGGGACACTTCACCAGGGAGGAAGGAGTCTTGTCTGGTACCCCCCTCACTGGCCTCTGAGTGTAGTGGAGGTACAGCAAGGAACTTTTCCTGCCAAGGCCCCCTTGCCTGGGCCCAGCCAGTAGCCTGTTGCTGTTGGCAAAAAGCCTGGGCCTTGGAGCCCGCTGGCCGTCAAGGTCCAGCGCCCAatgcagggaaggaaggaaggctccGCCGCAAACTAGGAGCAGCTCCCAGAATTTCCATGGAAAGCTGGAACAACGCCTGCTGACGGCAACTTTCTAACAGTAACTTCCCCGACCCAGACACCACAAAGCTAGCACAACGGAGCTCAGATGCAGGCTAGGACTCGGTCCATGTCTCAGGAACCAGGGAAAGCCATCCTCACACTCACTGGATCCAGGGAACCCACGCCCAGGGCCCCCCAGCTTGTTCCCTCAGTGCCCAGCTCTTggctatttctttttcattccatggCCCAGACATCACCACCACATACACATTCCACCCATACCCCCAGGTCTCAGCCTGCCCTACCTTCCCAGGCTCCAGTCTCTGTTCCTCAGCATCCCCCTCCACATCCTGAGTAAGCTTTGTCCCCAGATAACCTCTTCAGCATGATCCTTAagtctccctgagcctcagtttctcccctgTGGAATGGGGGTAAGAATCTCTTTCTCTCAATGCCCCTGTGTTAGGAAATAATTTAGAATACTTTGGAAACTGGAAAAGCTCTGTTCACACCTAAACAATCAGGGCAGTGGCCTCGGCCCTGCCAGGAACTTTGGCTTTTATCTGGATCCTCTCTTTCCAGGCCTCTCAATTAATTCCCCAGGTCCGTAACCTTTGGGAAATTAGAAATGAGGAAGTGTCCCACTTCTGACACTGTGTTCCCTCTTGGAACCTGACCGTCAATGCTAGAAGAACCCTTGGAAAACATGCTGGCCCAGCCCTCTAGTTTTACAAATAAGGGAGTGCACAGCCCTGAAAGGTTACGTGGCCTGCCCCAGATCACATAGTCAATGTCAGAGTAAAGAGCATAGCCTAGGCCTCCCCACTCCTCTAGTAatgctcttccatcttctccaACCTGGCTCTAAGCCTTGTCCATCCTGAGCCCCATATCTAGCCCAACCTAGTCCCTGAAAACAGAAAGTGGCCCTTAGAAATCTCTCTCCAGTCCCACCATCACAGGCCAACTGCTGTCTTCCACTCTCCTTCAGCCtgtgctcctctccctccctgccttacAGTGCCCTAAGCTTCACCTCTTGCCGACTGCTTTAATACATCACAGTGACACTGTGTGTGTCTCCGCCACGAGACTGTTGCTCCTTGATGCTCTGGGTCACCTGCATCTAGCATGGCATATAtctggtgctcaataaatgtgtacTGTATAGAATTGACTGAACTTCTCTCACTGGCAGCCCCCTCTATCCAAGTCACCTACCTCTTTTCGAAGGTGGGTGATGATCTTGTGTGGAACTGAGATGACCTCTCCATGACTGGTCCGAAGGGCAGGCAGAGTTCCTGATATTGAGAGAGAAGTATACCAACCAGACCCTTAGCTGCCTAGTCataaatatttgcaacacatTCCTGCCTATTTCCTGCTTCTCCCCTTGTACACACCCTTCCCTACCCCCAAGGGATACTGGGTACCTGAAGGGCTCCGCCAGGGGTTGCTGATCTTGTGCACCTTCAGTGGAGCACCAGTAAATCTGGCATAGGTCTGCAGGGAAGGAAGCGGAAGTCAGAGAGGCAGGGCCATGTTCCCCACAGTGGTATCAAGAAGAGAAATGACATTTGTTGAATACCTTATGTGCCATTCCCTATACTTAGTatcttcgtctcaaaaaaaagggggagtCACTAccatttctattttacaaatggaCAACACAGGGCTCAGAGAGATTCCGGACATGTCCGTGATTACAGGACAGCCAGGAAAATCCTTTCCTCTATCTCCTCTCTTGCCATCTACCTGGTGAACATCTATCCTCAGAAGCTTTTCCTAACCAGTATCCCTCTTCTTGGAAGCACTGACAGTGCCCTTCTCTTTGGCAGTATCTGTGGTCTGTTCCTACTTTAACTTATAcgtgaatattttattatatttatttgcttaccTATCTGCCTTTCTGTAAACTCGAAGGGAGGAAacaaattttattcatctttgcatggcaatatttaatatttggaaGAAATCTAATAGATGCTCTTTAAAGCAAAaagtcaatgaataaatgaagcaaaGGAAGTCTGTCTGATTGCTAAGCTCTTTATACAAAGCCTGGCTGTGAGTCGTTTGGTCTAACAAACAATAGGCTCAGTAAATGCTGTTaagtgaggaggaagaggagaagggggCTGAGGAGAAGGCAGGAATTCCAAGCTAGAGTAGGTCCCTGAGACAGTCCAGCCTAGTAAACCTCCGAATGGAGAAAAAATGCCCGAAGAGAAAGGATCTccgcaaggtcacacagccagtgaatGGATGAGCAAGGACTAGAACCCATCACCTGAACTCCCAACCAGGCttctttttcattgctgcatTAAGCCTAGAAAACTATAGCATAGGGCACTGAGGCCATATCGGTCACGTACGCTCTTtgactgcctcagtttcccccactgCGCCCATGCTGAGTAGCCCTGGCAAAGTTTGGATGCTCGGCTAGTTCGGCCCCCTCCCCAGTCATCAGGGCACAGCAGAGGGCGCCAGCGCCACCCCTCACCAGCACGGCCAGGCTGTCCAGGTCCACTGACggcagcccccagccccctgaCCAGCAGAACAGCTCCATGGGCGCCGCCATCTTGCCCGCCCTCTGTCCCGGAAACACTTCCTTGTGTGCTTCTGCTCTCTCCTGCACGGGCCCGCCCCCCGCCACCGCCCCTCCGGTCGTTGCGGTCAGGGGGCCTGGGGAGGTCCCCGGGGAGGCGAGGCTTCTTCTGGCCCGACTGGAAGCTGAACTGCGGGGGAGTGGGCCGCGGGCCTCGGGGGAGGGCGACCGCCGGCCCATCCAGAGGTGGCCCACGTAGCGGGACAGCGCTGTCGGCCCGGCGCGCCTCGGAGAGTCACGGCGCCTCGGCCAAGTGGAGCCCCGAACCCCTGAAGGCGCGGCAGGCTCAGGAGAGCAGGGTCTTGTGCGCCTGGGCCAGGTCTGGGGGCTCTTGCCAAACTGCACGTGGCCTGTACTGCTCCGGGGCCCCTTGGGGCTCGTCCCCGAGCGGGGACTGCGGGGGGGTCCCCCGAGCAGCATGTTTTCCACAGCGCGTTATGTTTGGAGCGGGCCCTGCGCCGCCTGTCGCCATGGAAACAAAACAGGGGCGGTGGCGGCGGCCGGAGCGGAGGCTGGGCAGGGGcttgggtgggggaggggaagagaggctCGCAGGCTGTCGCTTAGGTGACGGGAACTCAGGCGCCCCTCTGCTTCATCCGGGTCACGGCCCGTCCGCTAGTACCCACAGTGTTCCACAGTCTGGTCCTTGGCTCCTCGCCTGTACCCCTGGTCTTCTGCGCCTGTCCCTGGtgtccctttcctctttcttggtTTCTTCAC
This portion of the Pongo abelii isolate AG06213 chromosome 1, NHGRI_mPonAbe1-v2.0_pri, whole genome shotgun sequence genome encodes:
- the LOC112128502 gene encoding LOW QUALITY PROTEIN: lysosomal acid glucosylceramidase-like (The sequence of the model RefSeq protein was modified relative to this genomic sequence to represent the inferred CDS: inserted 1 base in 1 codon) encodes the protein MEFSSPSREECPKPSGRVNIMAGSLTGLLLLQAVSWASGTFSRYESRNSGRRMELSTGPXRANCTGTGIGYNIIRVPMASCDFSIRTYTYADTPDDFQLHNFSLPEEDTKLKIPLIHRALQLARRPVSLLASPWTSPTWLKTNGAVNGKGSLKGQPGDIYHQTWARYFVKFLDAYAEHKLQWAVTAENEPSAGLLSGYPFQCLGFTPEHQRDFIARDLGPTLANSTHHNVRLLMLNDQCLLLPHWAKVVLTDPEAAKYVHGIAVHWYLDFLAPAKATLGETHHLFPNTMLFASEACVGSKFWEQSVQLGSWDRGMQYSHSIITNLLYHVVGWTDWNLALNPEGGPNWVRNFVDSPIIVDITKDTFYKQPMFYHLGHFSKFIPEGSQRVGLVASQKNDLDTVALMHPDGSAVVVVLNRSSKDVPLTIKDPAVGFLETISPGYSIHTYLWRRQ
- the LOC100445138 gene encoding metaxin-1, which encodes MLLGGPPRSPRSGTSPKGPRSSTGHVQFGKSPQTWPRRTRPCSPEPAAPSGVRGSTWPRRRDSPRRAGPTALSRYVGHLWMGRRSPSPEARGPLPRSSASSRARRSLASPGTSPGPLTATTGGAVAGGGPVQERAEAHKEVFPGQRAGKMAAPMELFCWSGGWGLPSVDLDSLAVLTYARFTGAPLKVHKISNPWRSPSGTLPALRTSHGEVISVPHKIITHLRKEKYNADYDLSARQGADTLAFMSLLEEKLLPVLVHTFWIDTKNYVEVTRKWYAEAMPFPLNFFLPGRMQRQYMERLQLLTGEHRPEDEEELEKELYREARECLTLLSQRLGSQKFFFGDAPASLDAFVFSYLALLLQAKLPSGKLQVHLRGLHNLCAYCTHILSLYFPWDGAEVPPQRQTPAGPETEEEPYRRRNQILSVLAGLAAMVGYALLSGIVSIQRATPARAPGTQTLGMAEEDEEE